A single region of the Halopiger xanaduensis SH-6 genome encodes:
- a CDS encoding ATP-binding protein, with protein sequence MSSLVYATVREELDSGQYTVELSTGGIFDIVTKADLSAGDMIKLNGDDLTFEGMAKPDSIERSELGTVKKQLDGAAIVEINGVTQKIPNPRNINVEPGAAVEISRNMIVDVHPGIDPSLSLFGPDNESLINSFKESRSSGQDGDEEKELTFKDFGGMTTPQEQFRERVELFLTESDALSTVGTEPRMGALFYGPPGTGKTHFARILSESISAQFYRIRGPEIVSKGVGDTERLIREIFDDAREESPSIIFFDEIDSIAVDRGGEGTRDFSQRIVAQLLAVLDGFDGAQENVFVIAATNQINEIDDALLRPGRFDWQVHFPRPSDEHRREIFNTLREGYNLSDTITEENIDQVMSRTEGWTGAKLRALLNEAGVLCVAAGRDEIRHSDLLKAHERLMMQMNTNGGE encoded by the coding sequence ATGTCTAGTCTGGTCTACGCCACGGTACGTGAGGAGTTAGACAGTGGTCAATATACCGTAGAGCTTTCCACCGGGGGTATTTTCGACATTGTCACTAAGGCCGATCTTAGCGCCGGTGACATGATTAAACTAAATGGTGATGATTTGACCTTTGAGGGGATGGCAAAGCCAGATTCTATAGAAAGAAGTGAGTTAGGGACGGTGAAGAAACAACTTGATGGTGCTGCGATCGTGGAAATTAATGGAGTCACGCAGAAAATACCGAATCCGAGGAACATCAACGTGGAACCGGGCGCCGCCGTTGAGATCAGTAGGAATATGATCGTTGATGTACATCCCGGGATCGATCCTTCTCTGTCTCTCTTCGGGCCAGACAATGAGTCCCTGATTAATTCCTTCAAGGAGAGCAGATCGAGCGGGCAAGATGGAGATGAGGAGAAAGAACTGACCTTCAAGGACTTTGGGGGTATGACTACTCCGCAAGAACAGTTTCGTGAACGTGTCGAGCTATTTCTGACAGAATCTGATGCCCTCTCCACAGTTGGAACGGAACCGCGGATGGGTGCTCTTTTTTATGGGCCTCCGGGAACAGGGAAGACTCACTTTGCTCGGATACTTTCTGAGTCGATTTCAGCACAATTCTATCGTATCCGGGGCCCTGAAATCGTCAGTAAAGGTGTTGGCGACACTGAACGGTTAATACGCGAGATATTCGACGATGCGCGAGAAGAGAGTCCTTCGATAATCTTCTTCGATGAGATCGATAGTATTGCCGTCGATCGAGGTGGAGAGGGCACACGAGATTTCAGCCAACGGATTGTTGCCCAACTACTAGCCGTTCTTGATGGATTTGATGGAGCACAGGAGAACGTCTTTGTCATCGCTGCAACCAACCAAATCAATGAGATAGATGATGCGTTGCTTCGTCCGGGTCGGTTTGACTGGCAAGTACATTTTCCGAGACCTAGTGACGAACACCGTAGAGAGATTTTCAACACTCTACGGGAGGGATACAATCTCTCAGACACAATCACTGAAGAAAATATTGACCAAGTGATGTCTCGGACAGAGGGCTGGACGGGAGCAAAACTACGCGCGTTACTGAACGAGGCAGGAGTCCTCTGCGTAGCAGCTGGCCGCGATGAGATTCGACATTCTGACCTCTTGAAGGCACATGAGCGGTTAATGATGCAAATGAATACTAACGGTGGTGAATAA
- the pglZ gene encoding BREX-5 system phosphatase PglZ, whose amino-acid sequence MQASKSLPDAAKSTIRSKFDRAESSDPIILWWDDGNYLEDIIEQACNELGVELKVADETPLELRANPVDGEQVWYVPHVKDPEDAEGEYDWFRDVEHTGGEVEMSIEDLTVHAFERGQLDAWELKTATQADDPAKRREIARILHDQLTGGQLPTLEQLRTQIVTGGYTDPVAFVLENGWGDIDDSPDTIEQMQDLLTSEGVDAVASEDEPVGIVAATRRWAVAEWLIHAGADAERFPREFRAETAGDHDLPELKSLLNNTTSASLLADRYLGEAIWPEVVADVDDPWELADCIVDAALERRLWEEWHASFDAGDYETCLERAEERYDALLGSEDFRGTYRGAYGPDSPWTQTWEQAAEIARLAHQLETWDESAPDDVVSLYADPDDGTWQIDNAVLNLVVAGEPESDLPDDHPATAALDDLRTQLQSEYVEYLEDLGDLVTETVEAGAPFVEEDHSYQFFTKESDGLESGQTVALFVIDALRLDLARRLADELRDYVATLPADAPEFAIDEDVWLGTLPSETEFGKAALTPGEIQMFDVSLVDGELQPLRNNRRVTTNRRESLLGGDGWTVTREEDDGWQSTRVAYFKNDIDDIGEKELSDLEAMLARRVDSLAEFIGTKLEQGEWDQAYVLTDHGFVLLPDNASPEKISRPAEASDSGRRWIAGENVDEDSPGVLLDSSSRLGYLDANVSVLASPLKRFRKQGLGDARFYHGGLLPQEFVLDFISITQG is encoded by the coding sequence ATGCAAGCAAGCAAATCCCTTCCAGACGCCGCGAAAAGCACCATCCGAAGCAAGTTCGACCGCGCCGAGTCGTCAGATCCGATCATCCTCTGGTGGGACGACGGGAACTATCTCGAGGACATCATCGAGCAGGCCTGTAACGAACTCGGCGTTGAGCTGAAAGTCGCCGACGAAACCCCGCTGGAACTCCGTGCCAATCCGGTCGACGGTGAACAGGTCTGGTACGTCCCACACGTCAAAGATCCCGAAGACGCCGAGGGGGAGTACGACTGGTTCCGCGACGTTGAGCACACGGGCGGCGAGGTGGAGATGAGCATCGAAGACCTCACCGTCCACGCGTTCGAGCGCGGACAACTCGATGCGTGGGAGCTGAAAACCGCGACGCAGGCGGACGACCCCGCGAAGCGTCGCGAGATCGCGCGGATTCTCCACGACCAGCTCACCGGTGGGCAGCTCCCGACGCTCGAACAGCTCCGCACGCAGATCGTCACCGGCGGCTACACCGACCCGGTCGCGTTCGTGCTGGAGAACGGCTGGGGCGACATCGACGACAGCCCCGACACTATCGAGCAGATGCAGGACTTGCTCACCAGCGAGGGCGTCGACGCGGTCGCCAGCGAGGACGAACCCGTGGGGATCGTCGCGGCGACGCGTCGGTGGGCAGTCGCCGAGTGGCTGATCCACGCCGGCGCCGACGCCGAACGCTTCCCGAGGGAGTTCCGCGCCGAGACGGCCGGCGACCACGACCTCCCCGAGCTCAAGTCGCTTCTAAACAACACCACCTCGGCCAGCCTCCTCGCCGACCGCTACCTCGGCGAGGCGATCTGGCCCGAGGTCGTCGCGGACGTCGACGACCCGTGGGAACTCGCGGACTGTATCGTCGACGCCGCGCTCGAGCGTCGCCTCTGGGAGGAGTGGCACGCGTCCTTCGACGCCGGCGACTACGAGACGTGTCTCGAGCGCGCCGAGGAGCGGTACGACGCCCTCCTTGGCAGCGAAGACTTCCGTGGCACCTACCGAGGAGCCTACGGCCCGGACAGCCCGTGGACGCAGACTTGGGAACAGGCCGCGGAGATCGCTCGGCTCGCGCACCAGCTCGAGACGTGGGACGAGAGCGCGCCTGACGACGTCGTCTCGCTGTACGCCGACCCCGACGACGGCACGTGGCAGATCGACAACGCGGTGCTCAACCTCGTTGTCGCCGGCGAGCCCGAGTCCGATCTCCCAGACGATCATCCCGCGACCGCCGCGCTCGACGACCTCCGCACCCAACTCCAGTCGGAATACGTCGAGTACCTCGAAGACCTCGGCGACCTCGTCACGGAGACCGTCGAAGCTGGCGCTCCGTTCGTCGAGGAGGATCACTCCTACCAGTTCTTCACGAAGGAGTCCGACGGTCTCGAAAGCGGCCAGACGGTCGCGCTGTTCGTCATCGACGCCCTTCGACTCGATCTCGCTCGCCGGCTCGCGGACGAGTTGCGCGACTACGTGGCGACACTCCCGGCCGACGCCCCCGAGTTTGCCATCGACGAAGACGTCTGGCTCGGAACGCTTCCTTCGGAGACTGAGTTCGGGAAGGCTGCGCTCACGCCGGGGGAGATCCAGATGTTCGACGTCTCGCTGGTCGACGGCGAGTTACAGCCGCTTCGAAACAACCGTCGGGTGACGACCAACCGCCGCGAGTCGCTGTTGGGCGGCGACGGCTGGACGGTCACTCGCGAGGAGGACGACGGCTGGCAGTCGACGCGTGTCGCCTACTTCAAGAACGACATCGACGACATCGGCGAGAAGGAACTCAGCGACCTCGAGGCGATGCTGGCCCGACGCGTCGACTCGCTCGCGGAGTTCATCGGCACGAAACTCGAACAGGGCGAGTGGGATCAGGCCTACGTGCTGACCGACCACGGGTTCGTCCTGCTCCCGGACAACGCGTCGCCGGAGAAAATTTCGCGCCCGGCGGAAGCATCTGACTCCGGGCGCCGATGGATCGCTGGGGAAAATGTGGACGAGGATTCGCCCGGCGTGTTGCTCGACTCCAGCTCACGACTGGGCTATCTCGATGCCAACGTCAGCGTCCTTGCCAGCCCACTCAAGCGGTTCAGAAAGCAGGGGCTCGGTGACGCTCGGTTCTACCACGGCGGACTGCTCCCACAGGAGTTCGTGCTTGACTTCATCAGCATCACGCAGGGCTAA
- a CDS encoding helicase-related protein, with protein sequence MTNSTQFSPGQRVILNGAPAEVIKTQTVGEIEYLRAYIDGEGAKTVCLDDVEIQPHRSGIEELSNQQIDDFHPDHDAVSAQWFDLHTQATKLKLAHEQGQLLSISNSLVRLEPYQLDAVNWVMQKLRQRALIGDDVGLGKTIEAGLILKELAARNRADRVLFVVPAHLQKKWIRDMDRFFDVDLTVADRAWVEGERRRLGEEANIWNQDQQQLVTSMAFLRQDEFRPALRDAFWDVVVVDEAHKAAKRGDSPSKTANMVDTVTGNSDSLLLLSATPHDGKGEAFRSLVEYIDPFLVAENRELSQETVDRVMIRRGKTDIYDEDGERVFPDREVNSVSVSMTHDERQFYRAVTDYVKNVYNRSEKLNEPAVGFAMALMQKRLVSSVGAIHATLRRRLDDLLDEEAETDGLSEEARAYLDGEDLDEDDKQHAEDEIAGLTVTSTDEQLQEEIDTLRDLVSLAEDLPVDSKAQKVRRFISQLLEEQPDEKLLLFTEYRDTLDYLLEYVQDEPWADEILVIHGDVDKEERARIEDEFNHGQPRLLFATDAASEGIDLQHSCHIMANYELPWNPNRLEQRIGRIHRYGQEEEVKVWNFLFDDTRESEIFEMLQTKVEEIRSQLGNTADVLGILDDIDVDSLIMESIENDEPPSATKEELEEMIEERQRTLEEWYERSLVDTSTFDAESRRQIQEVVDESEDVYGSEGDIREFFERAVEAFGGEFEKRGTNLYQAELPDGINSPGQDATFGPFTFDRDFAMDHEDITYLAPDTDVLQRLMARVLEDERGEVGLKLLPFVDTPGITYNYRVAFEDGTGDVIREETIPVFVDAAQEDAQQALGERVVEGDSVAAKPDVDDLRTVLDAQSDLRTAADRYVSVRVNEIKNHLQEKRHEETARELENLEEYAQAERERIESFIEEYERKADAGSDMDIAIRGQQERLEQLEDRIEKRREELRRREQIISLAPEVENYCLTLPL encoded by the coding sequence ATGACGAACTCTACCCAGTTCTCTCCGGGGCAGCGGGTAATTCTCAACGGAGCGCCGGCTGAAGTCATCAAAACCCAAACGGTCGGAGAGATCGAGTACCTAAGAGCATACATCGACGGCGAGGGCGCCAAGACGGTCTGTCTCGACGATGTCGAGATTCAACCGCATCGATCCGGAATCGAGGAACTGTCCAACCAGCAAATCGATGACTTTCACCCGGATCATGACGCTGTGTCCGCGCAGTGGTTCGACCTCCACACGCAGGCGACGAAACTCAAGCTCGCCCACGAGCAGGGGCAGCTCCTGAGCATTTCGAACTCGCTCGTTCGACTGGAGCCCTACCAGCTCGACGCCGTGAACTGGGTGATGCAGAAACTCCGGCAGCGAGCGCTCATCGGCGACGACGTCGGGCTCGGGAAAACGATAGAGGCGGGGCTCATCCTCAAGGAACTCGCTGCCCGGAATCGCGCCGACCGCGTCCTGTTCGTCGTTCCCGCTCACCTCCAGAAGAAGTGGATCCGGGATATGGATCGCTTCTTCGACGTCGACCTCACCGTTGCAGACCGGGCATGGGTCGAAGGTGAGCGACGACGGCTCGGCGAGGAGGCCAACATCTGGAATCAAGACCAGCAACAGCTCGTCACCAGCATGGCGTTCCTGCGACAGGACGAGTTCCGGCCTGCACTCCGGGACGCGTTCTGGGACGTCGTCGTGGTCGACGAGGCACACAAGGCCGCAAAGCGTGGAGACTCGCCGAGCAAGACGGCAAACATGGTCGATACCGTCACGGGGAACTCCGACTCGCTGCTGCTTCTCAGCGCGACGCCGCACGACGGGAAAGGCGAGGCGTTCCGCTCACTCGTCGAGTACATCGACCCGTTCCTTGTCGCCGAGAACCGGGAACTCTCACAGGAGACAGTCGACCGCGTAATGATCCGGCGCGGAAAAACTGACATCTACGACGAGGATGGTGAACGCGTCTTCCCAGACCGGGAGGTCAACTCGGTATCCGTCTCGATGACGCACGACGAGCGGCAGTTCTACCGCGCGGTCACCGATTACGTCAAAAACGTCTACAACCGCTCGGAGAAGCTGAACGAACCTGCGGTCGGGTTCGCGATGGCGCTCATGCAGAAACGGCTGGTGAGCAGCGTCGGCGCGATTCACGCGACGCTCCGCCGACGACTGGATGACCTCCTCGACGAGGAGGCGGAAACGGACGGGCTCTCTGAGGAAGCACGAGCCTATCTCGACGGCGAGGATCTGGACGAGGACGACAAGCAACACGCGGAAGACGAGATTGCTGGCCTGACCGTCACCAGCACCGACGAACAGCTCCAAGAGGAGATCGATACGCTCCGCGATCTCGTCTCGCTGGCCGAGGATTTGCCGGTCGACTCTAAGGCCCAGAAGGTCAGACGGTTCATCTCCCAACTCCTCGAGGAACAACCGGACGAGAAACTCCTGTTGTTCACGGAGTACCGCGATACGCTCGACTACCTACTCGAGTACGTGCAGGACGAGCCGTGGGCGGACGAGATTCTCGTGATTCACGGTGACGTGGACAAGGAAGAGCGGGCGCGGATCGAAGACGAGTTCAACCACGGCCAGCCGCGGCTCCTGTTCGCGACTGACGCAGCGAGCGAGGGGATCGACCTCCAGCACAGCTGCCACATCATGGCCAACTACGAGCTTCCGTGGAACCCGAACCGCCTCGAACAGCGGATCGGCCGCATCCATCGCTACGGACAGGAGGAGGAGGTCAAGGTCTGGAACTTCCTCTTCGACGACACCCGCGAGAGCGAGATCTTCGAGATGCTCCAAACCAAGGTCGAGGAGATCCGCTCCCAGCTCGGAAACACGGCGGACGTGCTCGGCATCCTCGACGACATCGACGTGGACTCGCTCATCATGGAGTCCATCGAGAACGACGAACCGCCGAGTGCGACCAAAGAGGAACTCGAGGAGATGATCGAGGAGCGTCAGCGGACGCTCGAGGAGTGGTACGAGCGGAGCCTCGTCGATACGAGCACGTTCGACGCGGAGAGCCGTCGGCAGATTCAGGAGGTCGTCGACGAGTCAGAGGACGTCTACGGAAGCGAGGGAGACATTCGCGAGTTCTTCGAGCGAGCAGTCGAAGCCTTCGGAGGCGAATTCGAGAAGCGCGGCACCAACCTCTATCAAGCCGAACTACCGGACGGGATCAATTCACCCGGCCAAGACGCGACGTTCGGCCCGTTCACGTTCGATCGCGACTTCGCGATGGATCACGAGGACATCACCTACCTCGCTCCCGATACGGACGTCCTGCAACGACTCATGGCACGCGTGTTGGAGGACGAGCGTGGAGAGGTCGGACTCAAACTGCTTCCGTTCGTCGACACTCCGGGGATCACCTACAACTATCGCGTGGCGTTCGAGGACGGCACCGGCGACGTGATTCGCGAGGAGACCATCCCCGTCTTCGTGGATGCTGCGCAAGAGGATGCTCAGCAGGCGCTTGGTGAACGTGTCGTCGAGGGCGACTCGGTAGCAGCAAAGCCCGACGTCGACGACCTTCGGACGGTTCTCGACGCTCAATCCGACTTACGGACGGCTGCCGATCGATACGTGAGCGTGCGGGTTAACGAGATCAAGAACCATCTTCAGGAGAAGCGTCACGAGGAGACCGCTCGAGAGCTGGAGAATCTCGAGGAATACGCACAGGCAGAACGAGAACGGATCGAGTCCTTCATCGAGGAGTACGAGCGCAAAGCCGACGCCGGCTCGGATATGGACATCGCGATCCGTGGTCAACAGGAGCGGCTCGAACAGCTTGAGGACAGAATCGAAAAGCGTCGCGAAGAACTCCGGCGTCGAGAGCAGATTATCTCCCTTGCGCCCGAGGTCGAGAACTACTGTCTCACGCTACCTCTTTAG
- a CDS encoding metallophosphoesterase family protein codes for MGKIETTDITVRVLGPPKFDRHGNHEVPVEDADGRVSDLRVWSKHHGQVEWRVGSMYDLVEVKRNPVEANKAQYETAANTQISRVGHPQDPEVSLLHVSDTHLGRPLTDKEHMGNANQLERFLDAVNLAVKSRVDAIIHTGDIFDDDVDEATVQTVEEHVELLADAGIPIYYVRGNHGCDRGDAFLQSQTEAGRMIHLSSEPQLLGKGTLALYGMDADASVNGLSEVAPVGDAPQDAYRLLAWHEAVEPIARDGISIGELVDASEVELDALALGDLHKHKRAYIGDVYKDSGKRFRAFYAGATTGIARNSEGYEPAAWLLQITNGTLERHRLPLRPR; via the coding sequence GTGGGAAAGATAGAGACAACGGACATCACGGTACGAGTGTTGGGGCCGCCCAAATTTGACCGACACGGCAACCACGAGGTTCCCGTTGAAGACGCCGACGGACGAGTTTCCGATCTCAGGGTGTGGAGTAAGCACCACGGACAAGTCGAGTGGCGGGTCGGCTCGATGTACGATTTAGTAGAGGTCAAGCGGAATCCCGTCGAGGCCAACAAGGCCCAGTACGAGACCGCTGCGAATACACAGATTTCGAGAGTAGGACATCCACAGGATCCGGAAGTGAGCCTTCTCCACGTGAGCGATACCCATCTCGGTCGTCCTCTGACCGACAAGGAACACATGGGGAACGCGAATCAGCTGGAGCGATTTCTCGATGCGGTCAATCTCGCGGTCAAATCTCGAGTGGATGCGATCATCCACACTGGCGACATCTTCGACGACGATGTCGATGAAGCGACCGTGCAGACCGTCGAAGAACATGTCGAGTTGTTGGCCGACGCCGGTATTCCGATCTACTACGTTCGAGGCAATCACGGGTGCGACCGAGGGGACGCGTTTCTTCAATCACAGACCGAGGCAGGACGAATGATACATCTCTCAAGTGAGCCTCAGTTGCTCGGTAAGGGAACTCTCGCCCTCTACGGGATGGATGCCGATGCATCTGTGAACGGACTCTCAGAAGTAGCTCCTGTCGGTGACGCACCACAGGACGCGTACCGGCTGTTGGCGTGGCACGAGGCCGTCGAGCCCATCGCCAGAGATGGAATCTCAATTGGGGAGCTGGTGGACGCCAGCGAAGTCGAACTGGATGCTCTCGCCCTCGGCGACCTGCACAAGCACAAGCGAGCCTACATCGGTGATGTCTACAAGGACAGCGGGAAACGGTTTCGTGCGTTCTACGCCGGCGCGACGACGGGCATCGCGCGGAACTCAGAAGGGTACGAACCAGCTGCGTGGCTGCTACAGATAACTAACGGTACGCTTGAGCGACATCGACTACCCCTTCGACCTCGGTAG
- the rdfA gene encoding rod-determining factor RdfA: MAAHEGCKVERVTERYDLHEADERLLRRRENEDASLRELETHLNRRLLKREMFEQGMSPLDGEVENYYRLLTDDTVMTTARREARRKLEEAGIDVDGVKADFVSYQTVRKHLNECLDKDTSEEYTPKPDNDRRNIEKIQQRLQKVVEKSVRRLTEHDVIQIGSPEATVSVKVTCGDCGRTYGITTLFRRRECPCVANESDAAASEQKATNLN; the protein is encoded by the coding sequence ATGGCCGCACACGAGGGGTGTAAGGTCGAACGCGTCACCGAGAGGTACGACCTGCACGAAGCCGATGAGCGCCTGCTTCGCCGCCGAGAAAACGAAGACGCCAGTCTCCGAGAACTCGAAACCCATCTGAACAGGCGGCTGCTCAAGAGAGAGATGTTCGAACAGGGGATGAGTCCCCTTGATGGCGAGGTCGAGAACTACTATCGGCTCCTCACGGATGACACGGTGATGACTACTGCGCGTCGAGAGGCACGCCGAAAGCTCGAGGAGGCGGGAATCGACGTGGACGGAGTTAAGGCCGATTTCGTCTCGTACCAGACTGTCCGTAAACACCTCAACGAGTGTCTCGACAAGGACACTAGTGAAGAATACACGCCGAAGCCAGACAACGACCGCAGAAACATCGAGAAGATTCAGCAGCGACTCCAGAAGGTCGTGGAAAAATCAGTCAGGCGCCTGACGGAGCACGACGTCATTCAGATCGGTTCGCCTGAAGCCACCGTCTCGGTGAAAGTCACTTGTGGCGATTGCGGACGTACCTACGGGATTACCACGCTATTTCGACGCCGCGAGTGTCCGTGTGTTGCCAACGAGAGTGATGCGGCTGCCTCGGAACAGAAGGCTACTAACTTGAACTAG
- a CDS encoding DUF7342 family protein codes for MLDDPPDIGPDEKWPDDWSREERVEAVDDTLHEPRNVDWIADEADVNPEFARSMLAELAKSDDAFVRVDEGYCWDEQKLRLQKRERLAEKPAAELREELNRINDEIDEWREEHDADSPDEVDDYRVAYDWRRSRHLQRMIRGLLADDAFLEAVGAVACGYESLPEAADRRGVDAEDVARALSRHQYREDYSCRLWADRRSDGKDDIGEQSDYSDTRWSDDSTLNVRSGEEIARANGVDVEVVEEFIEAMSEQEQAIIDDRIEEIEDDTRRYSTEDVADDLGIDLGDRVTELENEEGLEDIDDLLDDLPDEEQD; via the coding sequence ATGCTCGACGATCCTCCTGACATCGGCCCTGACGAAAAGTGGCCCGACGACTGGTCTCGAGAGGAACGCGTCGAAGCAGTCGATGACACACTACATGAGCCTCGGAATGTCGACTGGATCGCCGACGAGGCTGACGTCAACCCCGAGTTTGCTCGCTCGATGCTCGCCGAACTGGCCAAGTCAGATGACGCGTTCGTTCGCGTCGACGAGGGATACTGCTGGGACGAACAAAAACTGCGCCTGCAGAAGCGCGAACGTCTCGCAGAGAAACCAGCCGCTGAACTGCGCGAGGAACTGAACCGAATCAACGACGAGATCGATGAGTGGCGCGAAGAGCACGACGCCGACAGCCCCGACGAGGTCGATGACTATCGAGTCGCGTATGACTGGCGTCGCTCTCGCCACCTGCAGAGGATGATCCGCGGTCTGCTCGCAGACGACGCGTTCCTCGAGGCCGTTGGCGCCGTTGCGTGCGGCTATGAGTCGCTGCCCGAAGCCGCGGATCGCCGAGGAGTCGACGCAGAAGATGTCGCCCGCGCACTCAGCCGCCACCAGTACCGCGAGGATTACTCGTGTCGACTCTGGGCAGATCGGCGATCCGACGGCAAGGACGACATCGGCGAGCAATCAGACTACTCAGACACGCGGTGGTCGGACGACAGCACGCTTAACGTGCGGTCAGGGGAGGAGATTGCGCGAGCTAACGGCGTTGACGTTGAGGTCGTAGAGGAGTTCATCGAGGCGATGTCGGAGCAGGAGCAGGCAATAATCGATGACCGTATCGAGGAGATTGAAGACGACACTCGCCGCTACTCAACCGAAGATGTCGCTGACGATCTCGGGATAGACCTCGGCGATCGCGTCACGGAACTCGAGAACGAGGAAGGACTCGAAGACATCGACGACCTTCTCGATGATCTCCCGGACGAGGAGCAAGATTGA